AAGGCTTGGTGTTTGACTATGGAGACAAAAGCCAGAAGAAGGTCTCTTTCGAGCTAAATGATAAGCCAGAAAAGCTCATGGCGGGGGCTTTCAAAGCTTTCAAACCCCAGTCCGTCTCAAGTGACCCTATACTTGAGATTGGCCACTCAGATGCAAGCAATGTAGCCAGTGTACAGAGATCCTATTCTGATAGTCCTACGGTTTTCCAAATAGGTTCTATTGAGCCTGGATCTTCCGGGACTATCACCAGGAAACAGTACGTGAGGCGCCGGCCTCCAAAAGGAATCAGAAAGGCAGCAGCACTGGCTTTGATGGACCAATCTCAGGAAGATGTGGAAGATGGGAGGGAAGGTAAGCAGGAGGTAGGAagcaaaaagagaaagaaggtgGAGTCAGGAACGGGTGGAAGGTCAACCCCTAAGGCGCAATGCCTTACGACGATCCCAAGTGAGGGATTGTCCAACGCCCAATGAGCATTATGAGCTGGAATTTCTAGGGCTTGGGGCGGCCTCAAGGTCTGACAATTCAACATCTCCGGGAGATGCGTAGAAAACACTTTCCGGAGATTATGTTCTTGATGGAAACTAAACATTGTCGGGATGATCTAGTAGATATTCAGGTGTGGTTGGGATATGATCGTGTATATACTGTTAACCCAGAAGGCCTCAGTGGAGGTCTGGCccttttttgtaagaaaaacataaagatGGATGTTAAATTTGCggataaaaatatgatagactgtttggttcagtttggagaaaacatttttttcctcTCTTGTATATATGGCGAACCTACCACAGAGGGGAGTGATGCTGTGTGGGAAAGACTCAATCGTATTGGTACCAACAGAAAAGAACCGTGGTGCCTTATCGGAGATTTCAACGAGATACTTAGTTTTCCATCGATAACTGCCAATGCATCCATCTGGAAAGAGTTACATCGCCTCGAAGAGGAGTTTCACCCCAAAAGTCGAAGATATAACAGAAGAACAAGCGTAGATTGTGTGCTTCTTGAACGAGCTTGGTTGGCTTCTTCAGAAGTAGCAGACCTCTAAGCCTAGAGAACAATCCGACTTTCCCCTGTCACTCTTCAAGTTTTTGAGCCTAGACCTCTAAGGTGCTCTCCTCGACATGTTTGGTAGAGAGA
The DNA window shown above is from Brassica oleracea var. oleracea cultivar TO1000 unplaced genomic scaffold, BOL UnpScaffold01968, whole genome shotgun sequence and carries:
- the LOC106321553 gene encoding uncharacterized protein LOC106321553 — its product is MVVPTTPVTLTKDDPLFGVLNETQVGLDPLSGRPEIAKEVLEEMRRYMVANTGEDRAIKMDRLRSTVREAESDPRAQRTVLRLETPPIVTSDLNRGKGLVFDYGDKSQKKVSFELNDKPEKLMAGAFKAFKPQSVSSDPILEIGHSDASNVASVQRSYSDSPTVFQIGSIEPGSSGTITRKQYVRRRPPKGIRKAAALALMDQSQEDVEDGREGKQEVGSKKRKKVESGTGGRSTPKAQCLTTIPSEGLSNAQ